In a single window of the Ruminococcus albus 7 = DSM 20455 genome:
- the yicI gene encoding alpha-xylosidase: MKFADGFWLNQRGYEVNYMVQAYDVVEIENGFMVVATPFSGKERYKLLGSANLEITYTSEFENVIRVNMTHHKGYKDNGPHFVLNKGSFKPVVNITEHEAVLVSGDTKVVVSRDDWNVSYFYKDKKLTSGGWRSTGVIKESAFKQQARMAVQADDTFWSYPADPHKTYIREQLDTSVGEYFYGFGEKFTTFTKNGQNVEIWNADGGTCSDQSYKSVPFYVSSRGYGIFVNSTDKVSFEVCSDTVSKVSFTLPGENMEYFVFGGENLTEVMKGYTDLTGKPSLPPAFSFGLWLTSSFTTSYDEATITGFIDGMAERDIPLQVFHFDCFWMKGLEWCNFEWDTEQFPDPEGLLKRLHETKGLKTCVWINPYVGQRSRLFDEGMEHGYFIKNTDGSVFQCDEWQPGMAIVDFTNPDACKWYAGYLRKLCEMGVDTFKTDFGERIPTRDVVYHNGADPIKMHNFYTYLYNECVFNVLKEYYGENKACLFARSATAGGQKFPVHWGGDCSGNYNSMAEVVRGCLSLCISGFGYTSHDMAGFEATATPDIYKRWAAFGLFSTHSRLHGNQSYRVPWLFDEESCDVLRFFTKKKGELMPYIWSQAIKTHEVGVTMMRAMVIDFADDPACLTLDRQYMLGDNILVAPILNEDGIAQYYVPEGRWTDIITGKVFEGGRWYTHKCSYFEIPALARPNSIIAYGNFKRDIEYDYLDGTNFTIYEPEDGKTILCPIYDTETNKVFELKATRIGNKIECEYTDTKAGFRISVANTDKCAEVTPAAGNGKVIIEL, from the coding sequence ATGAAATTTGCTGACGGATTCTGGCTCAATCAGAGAGGTTATGAGGTCAACTACATGGTACAGGCGTACGATGTGGTTGAAATAGAGAACGGATTCATGGTAGTGGCAACACCGTTTTCGGGCAAGGAGAGATACAAGCTGCTGGGCAGTGCAAATCTTGAGATAACTTACACTTCTGAATTTGAAAATGTTATAAGGGTGAATATGACTCACCACAAGGGATACAAGGATAACGGACCCCATTTTGTACTTAACAAGGGCAGTTTCAAACCTGTTGTTAATATAACCGAACATGAGGCAGTGCTTGTATCCGGAGATACTAAGGTAGTAGTATCGAGAGATGACTGGAATGTTTCATATTTTTATAAGGATAAGAAACTCACAAGCGGCGGCTGGAGAAGCACAGGTGTTATCAAGGAGAGCGCATTCAAGCAGCAGGCGAGAATGGCTGTTCAGGCTGATGACACTTTCTGGAGCTATCCCGCTGACCCTCACAAGACTTATATCAGAGAACAGCTTGATACCTCCGTGGGCGAGTACTTCTACGGTTTCGGTGAGAAGTTCACCACTTTCACCAAAAACGGTCAGAATGTTGAGATATGGAACGCCGACGGCGGCACCTGTTCCGACCAAAGCTACAAGAGCGTGCCTTTCTATGTATCCTCCCGCGGCTACGGCATATTCGTAAATTCTACCGATAAGGTCAGCTTTGAGGTCTGCTCGGATACAGTATCAAAGGTAAGTTTCACCCTGCCGGGCGAGAATATGGAGTATTTCGTATTCGGCGGCGAGAACCTCACCGAGGTAATGAAAGGTTATACCGACCTTACAGGCAAGCCCTCACTTCCTCCTGCATTTTCCTTCGGTCTGTGGCTGACATCCTCCTTCACCACAAGCTATGATGAAGCTACCATTACAGGCTTCATAGACGGCATGGCTGAAAGGGATATACCTCTCCAGGTCTTCCACTTTGACTGCTTCTGGATGAAAGGTCTGGAATGGTGCAATTTCGAGTGGGATACCGAACAGTTCCCCGACCCCGAAGGTCTTCTGAAAAGACTTCACGAGACCAAGGGCTTGAAGACCTGCGTATGGATAAATCCCTATGTTGGTCAGCGTTCACGCCTTTTCGATGAGGGCATGGAACATGGCTACTTTATCAAGAATACCGACGGTTCGGTGTTCCAGTGTGATGAATGGCAGCCGGGTATGGCGATAGTTGACTTCACCAATCCCGATGCCTGCAAGTGGTACGCAGGATATCTCCGCAAGCTGTGCGAAATGGGCGTTGACACATTCAAGACCGATTTCGGCGAAAGGATACCCACCCGCGATGTGGTCTACCATAACGGTGCCGACCCTATCAAGATGCACAACTTCTATACATACCTTTATAATGAGTGCGTATTCAATGTGCTGAAAGAGTACTACGGCGAAAACAAGGCGTGCTTGTTTGCAAGGTCTGCTACCGCAGGCGGACAGAAATTCCCCGTACACTGGGGCGGCGACTGCTCAGGCAATTACAATTCAATGGCAGAAGTCGTAAGAGGCTGTCTCAGCCTTTGCATCTCGGGATTCGGTTATACCTCCCATGATATGGCAGGCTTTGAAGCTACCGCTACCCCCGATATCTACAAAAGATGGGCGGCATTCGGTCTGTTCTCCACCCATTCAAGACTTCACGGCAACCAGTCCTACCGCGTGCCGTGGCTGTTTGATGAGGAAAGCTGCGATGTTTTGCGCTTCTTCACCAAGAAAAAAGGCGAGCTCATGCCATACATATGGTCGCAGGCTATCAAGACCCATGAGGTCGGCGTGACTATGATGAGGGCTATGGTCATAGATTTTGCAGATGACCCTGCTTGTCTGACTCTTGACAGACAGTATATGCTTGGCGATAATATCCTCGTTGCCCCCATACTCAACGAAGATGGCATAGCCCAGTACTACGTGCCCGAGGGCAGATGGACAGATATCATCACAGGCAAGGTATTCGAGGGCGGCAGATGGTACACCCACAAGTGCAGCTATTTCGAGATACCTGCCCTTGCAAGACCTAACAGCATAATCGCTTACGGCAACTTCAAGAGGGATATTGAGTACGATTATCTGGACGGTACCAACTTCACCATATACGAACCCGAGGACGGAAAGACTATTCTTTGCCCAATATACGACACCGAAACCAACAAGGTATTCGAGCTGAAAGCAACCAGAATCGGCAATAAGATCGAGTGTGAATATACCGATACAAAGGCAGGCTTCAGGATAAGTGTTGCTAACACCGATAAATGTGCTGAAGTCACCCCCGCTGCAGGAAACGGCAAGGTCATCATCGAACTGTAA
- a CDS encoding mechanosensitive ion channel family protein: MLDRFLIRLEDMLPNLLAACIILAGGYLAQTVTLRLMGKALKLKHVDATVHKFLMSMVKVVITVIVAVSALSAMKVPMSSILAAIGTAGIAIGLALQDSLSNVAGGFLILFAKPFRCGDYITIGSDEGTVDMITMLYTKLNTIENKAVYIPNSIASKSSVTNCTAEKNRCIELKFPISYSEDHKKVMEIVRGVLQADDRILSVPAKPLVVIGEHGTHAVIILTRSWVKTENYWQTRWDMLQKVKEAFDENGIQIPFEQLDVHMKDK; encoded by the coding sequence ATGCTTGACAGATTTCTTATACGTCTTGAAGATATGCTGCCCAACCTGCTGGCTGCGTGTATAATCCTTGCAGGCGGCTATTTAGCGCAGACAGTTACTCTGCGGCTCATGGGCAAAGCTTTGAAGTTAAAACACGTTGATGCTACGGTACACAAATTCCTGATGTCCATGGTCAAGGTGGTAATAACCGTGATCGTGGCTGTTAGTGCGCTTTCAGCTATGAAAGTACCTATGTCATCTATACTTGCAGCGATCGGAACTGCCGGTATCGCCATAGGTCTTGCTTTGCAGGACAGCCTTTCAAACGTTGCAGGAGGATTCCTGATACTGTTCGCCAAACCCTTCCGCTGTGGTGATTACATAACCATAGGCAGCGATGAAGGTACTGTTGATATGATAACCATGCTTTATACAAAGCTGAATACCATTGAAAACAAGGCGGTATATATCCCAAACAGTATAGCTTCAAAAAGTTCGGTGACAAACTGCACAGCTGAAAAGAACCGTTGTATCGAACTGAAATTCCCCATATCCTACTCGGAGGATCACAAGAAGGTCATGGAGATCGTAAGGGGTGTGCTTCAGGCTGATGACAGGATACTTTCGGTACCTGCCAAGCCACTGGTAGTCATCGGTGAACACGGCACTCATGCTGTTATCATACTCACCCGTTCATGGGTAAAGACCGAGAATTACTGGCAGACACGCTGGGATATGCTGCAGAAAGTCAAAGAAGCCTTTGATGAAAACGGTATACAAATTCCTTTTGAGCAGTTGGATGTGCATATGAAAGATAAATAA
- a CDS encoding class I SAM-dependent methyltransferase produces MTSKEYKELSVKEFTKAAEIYESDNAGVYNMCKKDYPDVLAEIEKEPFNDLLDCGCGTGPMLTLLHRKYPDKRYTGIDLTPKMIEIAKRKKMKGVELVVGDCENLPFDDDSFDVVICCESFHHYPNPGDFFSSVYRVLRPNGRLILRDMTMSSDAVRWFCNNIEMPLIHLAGKGDVRIYGREDIRKLCKNARLKMESFEKRGFCRMHCVARKVQKTEDQYESIESSYKKSRNIYDDVLTQDKWWSKLYMNLFWNGVDDNKIAEKVLSYIPDDFSGRLLDVPVGTAVFTHKKYSSLKNADITCLDYSEDMLAQARERMGNIDNVKLVQGDVGKLPYRNGSFDIVLSMNGFHAFPDKSAAFRETFRVLKKGGKFIACFYIKGESKITDCLVRNFLAKKGWFTPPFDTVEKLKRRLQKVYAITDLRVEGSIVYFCAVKR; encoded by the coding sequence ATGACAAGTAAAGAGTATAAAGAACTGTCGGTCAAGGAATTCACCAAAGCCGCTGAGATCTACGAATCTGACAATGCAGGTGTATATAATATGTGCAAGAAAGATTATCCCGATGTGTTGGCGGAGATCGAAAAAGAACCGTTTAATGACCTACTGGACTGCGGCTGCGGAACAGGTCCGATGCTGACGCTGCTGCACAGGAAATACCCCGACAAGCGTTATACGGGTATCGACCTGACTCCAAAAATGATAGAAATTGCCAAACGAAAGAAGATGAAAGGTGTGGAACTGGTAGTCGGTGACTGCGAAAACCTGCCTTTTGATGATGATTCTTTCGATGTGGTGATCTGTTGTGAGAGCTTTCATCACTATCCGAATCCCGGTGACTTTTTTTCAAGCGTTTATCGTGTTCTTCGACCTAATGGCAGGCTGATACTTCGCGATATGACAATGAGTTCGGATGCAGTGCGGTGGTTCTGCAACAATATTGAAATGCCGCTGATACATCTTGCAGGCAAGGGTGATGTACGTATCTACGGCAGAGAGGATATCCGGAAGCTGTGCAAAAACGCGCGACTAAAAATGGAATCCTTTGAAAAACGGGGCTTCTGCCGTATGCACTGTGTCGCAAGAAAGGTGCAGAAGACTGAAGATCAGTACGAAAGCATTGAAAGCTCCTATAAGAAGTCACGAAATATATATGACGATGTACTGACACAGGATAAATGGTGGAGCAAGCTGTATATGAATTTATTCTGGAATGGTGTGGACGACAACAAGATAGCGGAAAAGGTTCTTTCGTACATCCCGGATGATTTTTCGGGCAGACTGCTGGACGTGCCGGTAGGAACTGCTGTTTTCACACACAAGAAGTATTCATCATTGAAAAATGCAGATATAACCTGCCTTGACTACAGTGAGGATATGCTTGCGCAGGCTCGTGAACGAATGGGCAATATTGATAATGTTAAACTTGTGCAGGGGGATGTCGGAAAACTACCCTACAGGAACGGATCATTTGATATTGTACTCAGTATGAACGGATTTCATGCTTTCCCTGATAAAAGTGCGGCTTTTCGTGAAACTTTCCGTGTACTGAAAAAGGGCGGAAAATTCATAGCTTGTTTTTACATAAAGGGTGAATCAAAGATAACTGATTGTCTTGTACGAAATTTCCTCGCCAAAAAAGGCTGGTTCACACCGCCTTTCGATACAGTTGAAAAGCTTAAAAGACGTTTGCAAAAGGTCTATGCTATTACTGATCTCAGAGTAGAAGGCTCGATAGTGTACTTTTGTGCGGTCAAAAGATAG